In the genome of bacterium, one region contains:
- a CDS encoding tetratricopeptide repeat protein has translation MARRKTRSSRSTSSRPDQGGVKPTGSATKAVPVRRQARGFHLSSKTWIIIYVLVFLVVESVIVFAFVGSGGDSRVRRQILLEAAELRDNGEYKEAVELLEDFGKRWPGAWKTHNFNQRMGEYYYDAGDYALSAASLKRAVDLDGTIWDTRALAGRSLWKLDQREEAVKYFQDELQKANKNSDIAHYYLGQWALANDQPVAAFEHFQAIQDPTPWEKELKDVTAKYHEEVLEPARKEAEARAAELLP, from the coding sequence ATGGCACGCCGCAAGACTCGATCCTCCCGTTCCACTTCCTCGCGCCCCGACCAGGGCGGCGTCAAGCCGACGGGCTCCGCCACAAAGGCAGTCCCCGTGCGCCGTCAGGCGCGTGGATTCCACCTGTCGAGCAAGACCTGGATCATTATCTACGTCCTGGTCTTCCTCGTCGTCGAGTCCGTGATCGTCTTTGCCTTCGTCGGCTCCGGCGGAGACAGCCGCGTCCGGCGCCAGATCCTGCTGGAGGCCGCCGAACTGCGGGACAACGGCGAGTACAAGGAAGCTGTTGAATTGCTGGAGGACTTCGGCAAGCGCTGGCCGGGCGCTTGGAAGACGCACAATTTCAACCAGCGCATGGGCGAATACTACTACGATGCCGGCGATTATGCTCTGTCCGCCGCCTCGCTGAAGCGCGCCGTCGACCTGGACGGAACGATCTGGGATACGCGGGCCCTGGCCGGGCGGTCGCTCTGGAAACTGGACCAGCGCGAGGAGGCCGTGAAGTACTTTCAGGACGAGCTGCAAAAGGCCAATAAGAACAGCGATATTGCCCACTATTACCTGGGGCAGTGGGCGCTTGCAAACGACCAACCTGTCGCGGCATTCGAGCACTTCCAGGCCATTCAGGACCCGACCCCGTGGGAGAAGGAATTGAAGGATGTGACCGCGAAGTACCACGAGGAGGTGCTGGAGCCCGCCCGTAAGGAGGCCGAGGCTCGCGCCGCCGAATTGCTTCCATGA